The sequence below is a genomic window from Hydractinia symbiolongicarpus strain clone_291-10 chromosome 10, HSymV2.1, whole genome shotgun sequence.
AAAATCAAGAAGCTGCACAAAATACTAAGCATAAACCAACTGTTTGAAAATTAATACAGCCATgaacataaaacaaaaaaacaaaaaaacaaaaaacgacaaaaaataagacaaaatTCCTATTTTACTTCAAGCTATCAGAAACTAAGatttcttcatcttcatcaacTCTAACAGTACGATCTTTCGCCGTAAAGTCTTCGAAAGTTTCTCGTGTCGCCATGTTATTGGTCTCCGGTAACGCCACACCACTAAGTGCGGCAAGAAGGCTGACACCACACATTACCATAAAAGGTAACGGCGCATAGATATTTCCTAACATGGTGGCGATAAATGGCGACGTTGCAGAGCCTATGCGCGCTGCGACTTGACATAACGTCATACCTTGTGTTCTGACAACCGTCGGAAATATTTCGAAACTCCATAAATAAAAGCCACCGAAGGCTACGTTTATAAAACATTTACCAAACATAGAAAGAACAACTTTCACTATCCTGCCATGAGCAAACGCTTTCGGAACGGCTGCTATGCCACCCAGCACTATAGAACACAACAGGAAAGAAGAAAGAACTGTCTTTTTTCTACCATAACGGTTACTGGTGTAAATAGTTATAAAATTTCCTGGTATATCTCCTAGCGTTGTGAGCATAAAGTTGGTGTAGATGTCTCCGCCCAAATCAGAAGATTCCAACGATACACCATAGTACACCAAACCGCACGAAAACCAACCGTAAAACTGTGCAGCCACAAGCAGAGTTAAGGAGCAATTACTGAATAATAAATCCTTGTAGGAATACTTGTTGTTTGCTTTCAAGCAGCTACTTTGTTGCAACACAAACTCAAACGGTTCGCATTTGTTGAACTTGGCCATAGTACGCAGTACATTTTCAGCCTTGGAAGTTTTACCAGAGGCGTACAACCACCTTGGTGACTTTAATAATGCGAAAGTCAGTAAAAAAGAGAAGATCATCGGGAAAGAGGTATACATGCATAATTTCCTCCATTCCCTTTCGTAATATGCTACTACTGACAATAATAAGTTTCCAACTGGAAAACAAGCCTGTAAGATACAACCTGCCAGTGCACGTTTTTCAGGTACAGAATATTCTGATAGGAGAACGTAGACAACGTTAAGACAAGTCCCCGTAACTGCACCAATtaaagaacgaagtaaaataacttGCCAGACAGCATTTGTATATGACAGTGTGAATGAAAATATGAATAACAGAAACAACGATAGCATTTGTGTTACCTTTCGACCATACGTGTCAGCTAGCAAACCAGAAAAGATTCCTCCAACACCCCATCCAATAAAGAAGGCAGCAGTGATCAAAGCAGCTAACGAATCTTTATCACACACAAGATCGAGTTCTGTGACGATCGAGAAAGGTTCAGCGGCGGTATAACGCCACTCAGTTCGATTCAAACTACATCGTTTACGGAAGTCATCGTCTGTGACGTCAAATATTTTTCCATAATTCTTTTCACAAAATGTGCTAGAGTTACCCACACATATCCAAGGAGGATTGTTGGCAGCGTAATACATTAAAAACGATTGATAGGACACAGACAGGTGCATGATCATGCATAACAACTGAAGTACACGCTGCGAATTGCCACAGGAACCAAGTCTTCGCAACACACTGTCAATGTCCGTCTCAACATCATCACAGGATGTGTTGATCACAGTTGGACCATCTGAAAGATTTTCACAATCCATATTTAATTTTCTCTGGAAATGAAACATATATTAAAAAGAAGAATTACGCAGTAACATATTTAACAATGACAGACATTctcttttaatatatttttatataaaaagtctTGTCTAAAACAAATGCTCAGCTTATGGGTTATGTCCGCCGTAAACtggtaaaaaactaaaaacaatcTACTAACAATGGAGTTAATAAAACGTATTTCTTAAGATGAAATATGAGTTAAAAGCCGTAGGTTGTCAGAGAAATTCTTTCGAACATCTAGCCAGGTAAACTTTCTTACATATGCACAATAAAACACGTAGTAACATAAACCAAATGAGATTCTTAGGAGCATCTAGTTTTTACTTGGAAACGTTATTTTGCAAGCATTGGACAAACACGTAAACCAACTAATTCTTTTGAAACAACGTATAAAACTTTTCCACTTTTTGCTGTATGTCTTCCCCACAAAATGGGATGTAGTCGCACAGGATATCCATTTTTGCTCTCAAGTTCTAATTATCGGGCGAATATTGCTCCAAGGGACATGAATATTGGTTCGACTTATCAGGGGTTCGAGTTATTGGGAGTATTTTATGAGAAAGTATTGGTGAAGGTTCAAGGGAATTAGAAATCAATTCGTGCTGttgaaagttcgagttatcgtgATTCTACTGTAGTAACTAATGTCTTTCTCCCTTATATGACGCGTGGCGGAAGCAAGGTTTCAATCAGTCAGTATTTTAtccataaatttaataaaaatggcagcaaaagatttgaaaagaaaggaaaatgACAATTCTTGAAAACGCATTTCAGTTACATGTGGTACATGTTCAGTCACATCCTCTGTGTGTCATTTTGCTACGGTTATAGTCAGCATGTGTGACAATGAGTATGGAAGGCAGCGTATATACCAAGGTTCTTATTTCATTTTGTAACGGGCCAAtcctatttttaaaacttgaacAACTTAGCTGACACCAGATGTGTGACATCCTTTAACTTCCCTGATAACAATTCATGATAGCATAATTAGTTACACGTTTCACACTGAGCTTTGAATAATCATTAGAATAAGCTTAAATTTTATATAGAATCTTGTAGGAAGAAAGACAGAATCTACCAATAATTACATATGCTACACCAGCAGTCGGTTGCCTTCAAAgtgattagctagctagctgggattaaaaaaggttaaataaaGGCTACAGGTTAAACGAGCTAGTTTTAGCTTCACATAGTAAAATCAGTAAAACAAGATGTATGTTGTACTTGAAAAGGAATATTTATCTCACCCATTAGCTTTTGCTCGTTTCTTTTTGCGTGAAAATTCATAGACGAATGAAACGATGTTTTTGACAGAGCACTGCACTGGTAAATAACGAATGCACTGGTAGACGAATAATCGCATTTTTGCTATAGAAAAACGGAGGAAAACGTCTTAACCAATATACTCTCTCCATAAACAGACCACAAtaattaaaaatcttaaaatgggTGGGACTTTGCTAAGAAGAAAAGATTCCAGTGCATTTTGGATCTTGTGTTTATAAAAAGCTATAAAATTCATTAATATAGCAATTGTATCCTATATATGACCTTGCGTGTACAAACTCCggaaacttttgtaaacatcgGAGAGTCATTTATAGATCAATAATCGTACGCGCTACACTGACGACAATGTAACATACAGGTTAAACTCATGTTTGTAAGTAAACAATATAAcctgtaaacaaataaaattatgtGCAAATAAAAACAGCAGCATACAGAAATTATTTcgtcaaaaagtttttttttgaataacaCTAAGTCCCTAACTAcgcatcaaaaaataaataaaactaattAATTAATGCATGGGCGTATCTTTTATACCTTCATGATTGATGTAACACATCCTGTGATGGCATGCTACACATAGTAGCTCATTACCTGTATGGGAGGACTACACCCAACAATGAAAAGTAAAAGGAAAATAACAACAGTAA
It includes:
- the LOC130662757 gene encoding solute carrier family 22 member 15-like — encoded protein: MFHFQRKLNMDCENLSDGPTVINTSCDDVETDIDSVLRRLGSCGNSQRVLQLLCMIMHLSVSYQSFLMYYAANNPPWICVGNSSTFCEKNYGKIFDVTDDDFRKRCSLNRTEWRYTAAEPFSIVTELDLVCDKDSLAALITAAFFIGWGVGGIFSGLLADTYGRKVTQMLSLFLLFIFSFTLSYTNAVWQVILLRSLIGAVTGTCLNVVYVLLSEYSVPEKRALAGCILQACFPVGNLLLSVVAYYEREWRKLCMYTSFPMIFSFLLTFALLKSPRWLYASGKTSKAENVLRTMAKFNKCEPFEFVLQQSSCLKANNKYSYKDLLFSNCSLTLLVAAQFYGWFSCGLVYYGVSLESSDLGGDIYTNFMLTTLGDIPGNFITIYTSNRYGRKKTVLSSFLLCSIVLGGIAAVPKAFAHGRIVKVVLSMFGKCFINVAFGGFYLWSFEIFPTVVRTQGMTLCQVAARIGSATSPFIATMLGNIYAPLPFMVMCGVSLLAALSGVALPETNNMATRETFEDFTAKDRTVRVDEDEEILVSDSLK